DNA from Ziziphus jujuba cultivar Dongzao chromosome 2, ASM3175591v1:
CTTGTACAGTTTGTACTTTTTTGGCTACTTGAAGAGCTTTCAATGGTGGTATTAATACCATCAACTTCATCACTTTCGTCAGTAGAAAATGTGTCAGAACTGGAATCTAAAACCAGTGGCTCCATTTCATCAACATGAGCATTGGGGCATGGAGTTTTGCTGAGTTTTGGTTTTGAAGTCTGTCTTGGTAGGTTCCTTATTTTCTGGATTTCAAATCTTAAGCAACATTGTAGCCAGCGCTGGTACACAAGTTCTTGGACCATGTCAAATCTGTTCTTCTGCAAATATTCTATTTGTCTCGACATTTCTTCATTTACATGCCTTAGCATCCTCCTCTCTTCTTCAATCTTGGCTACAATCTTACCCTGGAAATCAATAATCATATATTTGGTTCAGAGAGATATTTTCCTAGAATTTATATGCCTCATAgacttttcaataattttatcttAGTTCAAGGGTGTTCATGCTAAATATAGTAAATAAAACATAGCAATTGAGCATATAGTAAAAAGCAGAACTCCGAGAACTCAATGATGTAACTTTGGAATTCTATAATCTACTGAGTGTATGTTTGGGAAtgtattaaaaaacaattttttgctttgataaaataatttgttcacttaaaacataaaattttaatttttaaaattaaaaagttaaactcAATAAGTGCATATCTAAACAgtaatggatttttatatttcaaggCTAGTCTAGAGTGCTTAAAAACTAAAACGTACCTCTGTCATGTTGGAAAGAGAACTGATTCTGGCTTGAGCAGCAAACAGCTTAAGTGATAAATCCCTCTTTTCCAACTCAATCTCTTTGTTCCTCCTTTTCATCTCCACAACTTCTAACTCAGCATTTCTAGCATCTCTCAGCTGCTTCTCCAACAGAAAATCTCTAACAGAAGTGTCATCCTTTTGAAACCCAAAAACTTGTCCTTCAATCATGAGTAATTTTCCCTTGATATCCTTCGCATTTCCATCCATCTTCTTCTGCATTTCTACTATCTTATTCTCTGCCATTTCAAGCTGCTTCTTTGCCAAAATACCTTCTTTGATTTCTTCTTTGAGATTCTTCCTCTCAGCCTGCAGAGATGCAAGTCTATCTGTGAGCATAGAAATTTCTTCTGACTTCTCTTCTAGTGGAATTTGCAACTGAATTTTGGTTGATTGCTTTTCTTTGAGACCGTGTAATTCGTGGAGTTTCCTTTCAAGGGTTACTTTCCTCTGCTCCAATTCCTTTGCTAATTTACTTA
Protein-coding regions in this window:
- the LOC107407222 gene encoding LOW QUALITY PROTEIN: protein CHUP1, chloroplastic (The sequence of the model RefSeq protein was modified relative to this genomic sequence to represent the inferred CDS: inserted 2 bases in 1 codon), whose product is MVKLSFLAVASFATFAVSRVNTKPTKNQNTASNPPEVNVSNFQQKQSEKKEEEXEAANLIRTKMLNNVKETEKLSKLAKELEQRKVTLERKLHELHGLKEKQSTKIQLQIPLEEKSEEISMLTDRLASLQAERKNLKEEIKEGILAKKQLEMAENKIVEMQKKMDGNAKDIKGKLLMIEGQVFGFQKDDTSVRDFLLEKQLRDARNAELEVVEMKRRNKEIELEKRDLSLKLFAAQARISSLSNMTEGKIVAKIEEERRMLRHVNEEMSRQIEYLQKNRFDMVQELVYQRWLQCCLRFEIQKIRNLPRQTSKPKLSKTPCPNAHVDEMEPLVLDSSSDTFSTDESDEVDGINTTIESSSSSQKSTNCTSPTSLEHNNIRRWEKIKDGSNAGLFANTDRNHSLSIPTMLMNCNEITEEPNTFPRVRRVSFNDLVKADKPKSDEMEVGGEKASQSSSSKMNSRCFKFSRDGLEGKENNTFALLSESSLEPINGGGSRIEKDIISSKERSNQRMPDELPDMINKVEMVNFVTSLFLFLFIFLIYILHIHKAWL